The window GGCCTGGACCCCCACGAGGCCGAGCGCGTCGTGGTCAACATGGGCCCCCAGCACCCCTCGACCCACGGCGTGCTCCGGCTGATCCTCGAACTCGAGGGCGAGACCGTGACCGAGGCCCGTTGCGGCATCGGGTACCTGCACACCGGCATCGAGAAGAACATGGAGTACCGCTCCTGGGTCCAGGGCGTCACGTTCTGCACCCGGATGGACTACCTCTCGCCGTTCTACAACGAGATGACGTACGTGCTGGGCGTCGAGCGGCTGCTCGGCATCGAGGCCGACGTGCCTGAGAAGGCCCAGGTCATGCGGGTCCTCCTGATGGAGCTCAACCGCATCTCCTCGCACCTGGTCGCCATCGCGACCGGCGGTATGGAGATCGGCGCGCTGACGGTCATGACGATCGGTTTCCGTGAGCGCGAGGAGATCCTGCACCTGTTCGAACTCATCACCGGTCTGCGGATGAACCACGCGTTCATCCGTCCCGGCGGTGTCGCCCAGGACCTGCCGCCGGGGGCACTCGACGAGATCCGCCGCGTCGTGAAGGTGATGAAGCAGCGCCTTCCCGAGTACGCCGACCTGTGCAACGCCAACCCGATCTTCAAGGGCCGCCTCGAAGGCGTGGGCTACCTCGACCTCTCTGGCTGTCTGGCGCTGGGTCTCAGTGGTCCGGTGCTGCGCTCGACCGGCTACCCCTGGGACCTGCGCAAGTCCGAGCCGTACAGCGGTTATCAGGACTACGAGTTCGACGTCCAGACCTGGGACACCTGCGACTCCTACGGCCGCTTCCGCATCCGCCTCAACGAGATGTGGGAGTCGCTGCGGATCATCGAGCAGGCCGCCGACCGCCTCGCCGGACTCGAGGGCGCGCCGGTCATGGTCGGCGACAAGAAGATCGCGTGGCCCAGCCAGCTCGCGATCGGTGCCGACGGCATGGGCAACAGCCTCGACCACATTCGCCACATCATGGGCGAGTCGATGGAGGCACTGATCCACCACTTCAAGCTGGTGACCGAGGGCTTCCGGGTGCCGCCCGGCCAGGCGTACGTCCCGGTCGAGTCGCCGCGCGGCGAACTCGGTGCGCACGTGGTCTCCGACGGTGGTACGCGTCCCTTCCGGGCGCACTTCCGCGATCCCAGCTTCACCAACCTGCAAGCGACGAGCGTGATGAGCGAAGGCGGCATGGTCGCCGACGTCATCGTCGCGATCGCCTCGATCGACCCCGTCATGGGAGGCGTTGACCGCTGATGAGCAACCCACAACCCCCGCAGCGCTTCGCCGAGGTGGAAGGCAACCTCAGCGAGGAGACGTA of the Nocardioides sp. genome contains:
- a CDS encoding NADH-quinone oxidoreductase subunit D, which codes for MSTEQDYYAPSSETSDGKVFTVSGQDWDTITEGLDPHEAERVVVNMGPQHPSTHGVLRLILELEGETVTEARCGIGYLHTGIEKNMEYRSWVQGVTFCTRMDYLSPFYNEMTYVLGVERLLGIEADVPEKAQVMRVLLMELNRISSHLVAIATGGMEIGALTVMTIGFREREEILHLFELITGLRMNHAFIRPGGVAQDLPPGALDEIRRVVKVMKQRLPEYADLCNANPIFKGRLEGVGYLDLSGCLALGLSGPVLRSTGYPWDLRKSEPYSGYQDYEFDVQTWDTCDSYGRFRIRLNEMWESLRIIEQAADRLAGLEGAPVMVGDKKIAWPSQLAIGADGMGNSLDHIRHIMGESMEALIHHFKLVTEGFRVPPGQAYVPVESPRGELGAHVVSDGGTRPFRAHFRDPSFTNLQATSVMSEGGMVADVIVAIASIDPVMGGVDR